The Antarcticibacterium flavum genome contains the following window.
TTTAATCCACTAACATCTGCCCAGGTTCTATTTACATCTCCTTGTTGCATTGGTAGCATTTGTTTAATGGCAGTAGTTCCTAAGTGATTTTCTATTTCCTTTATAAAATCCAGTAATTTGACTGGTTCACTATTTCCAATATTGTATATATCATGGTCTGTCAATAGCTCAGGCCCCAGAACAATTTGATTCACACCGTTTACTATATCATCAATGTAGGTAAAATCTCTTTCGAGATTTCCTTCATTAAAAACTTTAATGGGTCGCTTATTTAAAATCGCATCAGTAAATAAAAACATCGCCATATCAGGTCTTCCCCAAGGTCCGTAAACTGTAAAGAATCTTAAACCTGTGGTTTTAATATTATATAAATGACTATATGTATAAGCCATCAACTCATTGCTCTTTTTTGTGGCAGCGTATAAACTAATGGGATGATCTACATTATCATCTTCAGAAAAAGGAACCTTTTTATTTTGGCCATACACACTGGAACTACTCGCATAAATGAGATGTTTGATCTTAGAGTGTCTACAACATTCCAAAAGGTTGGCAAAGCCAACTAAATTACTATCGATATATGCCTGTGGGTTCTCAATACTATAACGGACCCCTGCCTGTGCTGCCAAATTTATTACTTTGTCAAACTGAAAATTTTCAAAGACTTTAGGCAGGTTTACTCTATCTTCCAAATTTAGCCTAATGAAGCTTAAAGTGGTATATTTTCCGCTTTTACA
Protein-coding sequences here:
- a CDS encoding NAD-dependent epimerase: MKILVTGAAGFIGFHLSRFLAEEGHEVIGLDNINNYYSQQLKFDRLKELGINANAAEKYNEICKSGKYTTLSFIRLNLEDRVNLPKVFENFQFDKVINLAAQAGVRYSIENPQAYIDSNLVGFANLLECCRHSKIKHLIYASSSSVYGQNKKVPFSEDDNVDHPISLYAATKKSNELMAYTYSHLYNIKTTGLRFFTVYGPWGRPDMAMFLFTDAILNKRPIKVFNEGNLERDFTYIDDIVNGVNQIVLGPELLTDHDIYNIGNSEPVKLLDFIKEIENHLGTTAIKQMLPMQQGDVNRTWADVSGLKMDYNYSPSTSITEGIKKFIDWYKAYYVLLN